A window of the Candidatus Nitrosotalea okcheonensis genome harbors these coding sequences:
- a CDS encoding 2'-5' RNA ligase family protein — MTRYLVQIRILGNTKVYLKDLIYDISKKFDVDGVTRKRPVPHISLAGPLSTDDEERLVREVFDVVKKYDIVGYSLDGFGKFSKFLFLKRVIFVNIEPSKDLEEMRSEISRRLEIFCKMQDHDYKDDFEFHATIAFRDITWKFGEIWKYMQKLPQPKINLTLLRVTILKKAIHEKSKILYEYDLMLKRKLDREQALDKQTLQHTLSVLKKRQETLPPDFWDVPDSEKDGEIFLISDTHFDHENIIRYCHRPFKSVGEMNKTLVDRWNSKVGKEDTVYFMGDLTLERENLDYWLGKLNGKIKFIRGNHDKGLITKAEEIQDRCPLVYKGNKFLLTHDPVRPANWDGWLIHGDKHNNSLDN; from the coding sequence ATGACTCGTTATTTAGTACAAATCAGAATTTTAGGCAACACAAAAGTGTATCTTAAAGATCTGATTTATGATATATCAAAGAAATTTGATGTTGATGGTGTAACAAGAAAAAGACCAGTACCTCATATTTCTCTTGCAGGTCCACTCAGCACAGATGATGAGGAAAGACTTGTCAGAGAAGTATTTGATGTTGTCAAGAAATATGACATAGTAGGATACTCTCTAGACGGATTTGGTAAATTCAGTAAATTCCTTTTTTTAAAACGAGTCATATTTGTAAACATTGAACCTTCCAAAGATTTGGAAGAAATGAGGAGTGAAATATCTCGGAGATTAGAAATCTTTTGCAAGATGCAGGATCATGATTACAAGGATGATTTTGAATTTCATGCGACAATTGCATTTCGTGACATCACATGGAAATTTGGGGAGATATGGAAGTATATGCAAAAATTACCACAACCGAAAATTAATCTGACTCTCTTACGAGTGACAATACTTAAGAAAGCCATACATGAGAAATCAAAAATCCTTTATGAATATGATCTAATGCTTAAAAGAAAATTGGATAGAGAACAAGCACTTGATAAACAAACCCTTCAACACACATTATCTGTTCTAAAAAAAAGACAAGAAACTCTTCCTCCAGATTTCTGGGATGTGCCTGATTCTGAGAAGGATGGAGAGATATTCCTAATCAGTGATACTCATTTTGATCATGAAAATATCATAAGATATTGTCATAGGCCTTTCAAATCTGTAGGAGAAATGAACAAGACTCTAGTTGACCGATGGAATTCAAAAGTTGGAAAGGAGGATACTGTTTATTTCATGGGCGATTTGACACTTGAACGTGAGAATCTTGATTATTGGCTCGGTAAACTAAATGGAAAAATAAAATTCATTCGTGGAAACCATGATAAAGGTCTGATTACAAAGGCAGAAGAAATACAGGATAGATGTCCCCTTGTCTACAAGGGAAATAAATTCCTTCTAACTCATGACCCTGTCAGACCAGCTAATTGGGATGGTTGGC